A window from Thiohalomonas denitrificans encodes these proteins:
- the hfq gene encoding RNA chaperone Hfq, translating to MSKGQALQDPFLNALRKERIPVSIYLVNGIKLQGQIESFDQFVVLLKNAVNQMVYKHAISTIVPARSVKVSFAPPPNSSSPDEPSPGNF from the coding sequence ATGAGCAAAGGGCAAGCGCTGCAGGATCCTTTTCTGAATGCCCTGCGCAAAGAACGGATTCCGGTTTCCATTTATCTGGTCAACGGCATCAAACTGCAGGGGCAGATCGAATCTTTCGATCAGTTCGTGGTCCTACTGAAGAATGCCGTAAACCAGATGGTTTACAAACATGCTATTTCCACTATCGTGCCTGCACGCAGCGTCAAGGTGAGCTTTGCACCACCACCGAATTCTTCCTCACCGGATGAGCCATCGCCCGGGAATTTCTAA
- the miaA gene encoding tRNA (adenosine(37)-N6)-dimethylallyltransferase MiaA yields the protein MSNLYTRPAAIFLMGPTASGKTELAVELSERLPVEVISVDSALVYREMDIGTAKPDPETLAQVPHRLIDFLDPAESYSAARFREDALREMEEIRAAGRIPLLVGGTMLYFRTLEQGIAPLPVADAELRRRLSDEAGEIGWDEMHRRLAALDPESARRIHPNDPQRLQRALEVYYLSGRPMSALWREAEASALPFAPVKLAIAPADRVVLRERIALRLQQMVQAGFIEEVERLYRRGDLTPEHPSIRCVGYRQIWNYLAGEWDFDTAVERAIIATRQLAKRQFTWLRKEKGLRWLESGDPNRLEEALKTLDHGPIA from the coding sequence ATGTCCAATCTCTATACCCGACCTGCTGCCATTTTCCTCATGGGACCCACCGCCTCCGGCAAGACGGAGCTGGCAGTCGAACTCTCTGAGCGGCTTCCGGTGGAGGTCATCAGCGTCGATTCGGCCCTGGTCTACAGGGAGATGGATATCGGTACGGCCAAACCCGACCCGGAAACACTGGCACAGGTGCCGCACCGGCTGATCGATTTCCTCGACCCGGCCGAGAGTTATTCGGCCGCGCGCTTTCGGGAAGATGCCCTGCGGGAGATGGAGGAGATCCGGGCTGCCGGACGCATTCCGCTGCTGGTGGGGGGTACCATGCTCTACTTCCGCACCCTGGAGCAGGGAATTGCACCGCTGCCCGTCGCAGATGCAGAATTGCGACGACGCCTGAGTGACGAGGCGGGCGAGATTGGCTGGGACGAGATGCACCGACGCCTGGCGGCACTCGACCCGGAATCCGCCAGACGGATTCATCCGAACGACCCGCAGCGGCTGCAGCGGGCACTGGAGGTCTACTATTTGAGCGGCCGTCCGATGAGTGCATTGTGGCGGGAGGCTGAGGCTTCGGCGCTGCCCTTTGCTCCGGTGAAACTGGCGATTGCGCCGGCGGACCGGGTGGTGCTGCGGGAGCGTATCGCGCTGCGACTGCAGCAGATGGTCCAGGCAGGATTCATCGAGGAGGTCGAGCGTCTTTACCGTCGCGGCGATCTGACGCCGGAGCACCCCTCTATTCGTTGCGTAGGCTATCGTCAGATCTGGAACTATCTGGCAGGTGAGTGGGATTTCGACACGGCTGTCGAGCGGGCGATTATCGCTACCCGACAGCTCGCAAAACGGCAATTTACCTGGCTTCGCAAGGAAAAAGGGCTACGCTGGCTGGAATCGGGGGACCCCAATCGGTTGGAGGAGGCCTTGAAAACCCTGGATCACGGGCCCATTGCCTAG